From Gossypium raimondii isolate GPD5lz chromosome 11, ASM2569854v1, whole genome shotgun sequence:
taaacaagcaaaacaaaaaaaaataattatgggtggAGAAGGAAAGGTCTATACTTTGGCTGAGGTTTCTCAACACAACAATGCCAAAGACTGTTGGCTTATCATTGAGGGCAAGGTACATCTTTTTGTTGGTAAAAATTTCTTGGATGATCCACTCTGGGGTTGCCTTTATgttttttggtaaaaattagtttcttttttctttttcttttctttttttttttgccaaagTTGGGTGTTTTAATTCATATCTGAAGTTGCATGTTTTGACTTTTGAGTGTTCTTGGATTTAGGGAACCctattgccttttttttttttgtctcccttgtctgtttgatttttgttaattttggttCTGATCGTGAGAAAATGTTTAAATCCCAGTGGATGGATCTCTCTTTGAAAATGTAACTGAATCTTAAACAAATCTTCAGTGTCCTTGTTATTCCTGGACTGATAACTCAGATTCAATATAAATCAACTTTAGgatcaaaagtcaaaaccaATCTTTTGGTTAGATCTTTACTTATGATCTTTTTGATCCTTGTAATTGCTAAAGTTGCATGCAAGTATAGGCCCTCTGCTTCTCAATTCCTTGGATTTTTTAATCATTAGTTTAATCTGGATTGATTGTGTAAACATTCATATTCTGCTTCATTGCCATTATATTTAGTTCCCCCCACCCCCCAAATCAACTATTTCTGATGAATTCTGCATGATGGATTTTGCATAATGTATGCTACAACCCATCACCATTTGTCCGGTCCCAGGCTGAGCACAATACCAGTATTTTCTTCAAAGGTGTGTCTGGCTGGATGTGAGCCCAAGACCTCTTGCAAGTCACATAGGAGTCTTTCTTGCAAACACGGTACCATTTAACAATACTGGTATTGTGCACGAGAGACGGCCTGAGGCCAGTTGAATGGTGGTGGGTTGTTGTGATAATGTATTGGTAGCTTGTTATAAGTTTCATCAAGAGAGATGAGCTGTTATGTGTATTTGGTATCATATTCACTGTATTTTCATAGAGATTTAGAAATCAGTAATATTATCATCAGTTTAAAAAGAAGCGAGCAGAAAACGCCATGAGCATTAGTTTGGATTTCTCGAGTTACAAGAGGGTATGGAGTTGAAGCCTGTTTGAACTTGGCAGTAACGTGAAGCAGGATACAGTTTTAGCTATCAATCTAACCATTGATTTGATTGTTGAATCCTACTCTAGAGCtaactatttatttcttttgatttggCTCCATTTTGATCTCCTAAAAATTCCTTATGTTTGAACAGGTATATGATGTGACTAAATTCTTGGAGGATCATCCTGGTGGTGATGAGGTCCTGTTGTCTGCAACAGGTTACAAATCTCACAAATTTTCTACTTGTTTCGTATAATCCAATGTGGGAATTACAGTAGAAGATGGAGAAAAGTGGTAATAACATCGGTTTAATGTTTGGCCTGGCAGGGAAAGATGCAAGTGATGATTTTGAGGATGTTGGTCATAGTAGCAGTGCTCGGGCAATGATGGATGAGTTTTACGTGGGTGACGTCGATACATCAACTATCCCAACTAAGACCAAGTACACCCCTCCCAAGCAGCCTCACTATGAGCAGGACAAGACCTCGGACTTTGTTATAAAGCTTCTCCAATTCCTCGTTCCCCTGCTGATCTTGGGATTGGCCTTCGGAGTCCGCTTCTATACCAAATCACCTGCTTAAGCATCAAGACCACAACCCAGAATGGAAAAACTtctcaatattattattatgttagtTTAAACGTTTGTTTGGAACTGTTACATATTGAGGGATGGTTCGAAATACTATATTTACTCGTTCTGTTTATTGACCAGTTCCCGGTGCCCCATTTTCAATGTAATATCGTCCTCTATGGCATGTACCCAGTAAAACTACCCTTTCTTTCTGGTTTGGTAATCTTCAAAATCTGTCTCTTTAAAAGCAGTAATGTTCTGTTCTTCAGTTTAGTCCATTGATTTATGAGCTAAATCCAGGTTAAATACTAGTTGTGGACGTCTAAAAGTAtccaaaatttaaccaaatgttGCATGAAATTGCTATCCAATATGAGGAACAAAATTCACGAAAATGGAAGACCCTAAAAAGCTTATGCACTTATGCATAAATATCAATCACCTTAgatctttaaattatttgtagtttgagatttttgaacatgtttttatattaaaatgtgtAGTTACTTTCAAGGgttaatttgtatttgaatttgacaGATTTTTGTGCCAGGTCTGAGTCTTTTCTAggtgagaaaaataaaagcagTAATTTCCTCTTTTAACCGGCATTGTCTATATCTGGTCTGGAAAGTAGGTTGTGCAGTCAGGGTTGATGCCATACCATACACTGAATGCGACAAAATATTCCCTTAGAGCACCACGCATCTTTATCGGTTCATCTCAAATTCTCAATCATGCTGTACAAACAAACAAGCTGTCAAGTTGCTTAGTAACTAGAATTTTCATTTCTCCTAAGACCCTTCATTGATTTCATCACCATTTTGGTTTTATTACTCACCATTCTGCCACTATAAGAACAAATAAGAGCTTGCAGTGTATTCCCTCTTCCTTccccatttttgtttttctttttgcttttacaagtacataatttttttttttttggctaatGAAGAACCAAATATGAGAGCCACAGAAGCCGAGGAAGGTCTGTTGAAGTTGGTGCATCCAGGAAGGTATGTGGAGATTCACTATGAACCCATTATTGCTTCAGAAGTGTTGAAGAGGAACCCCAGACACAGCGTGACACGACCGGACGTGTTTGAGTATCCATGGATCGTGGTCAGACCGGAGTCTGTGTTGAAACTGGGGAGAGTTTTTTACATTGTTCCTAACCTTACAATCTATAAACTGATAAAAGAGAAAGGATATACCGTCCAACCTTCCTTGCAGCAAAAGAAATCACCCAAAAGTTATGTTCAGCGGCAACTTCTCGAACAAAGCTCACCAAGCAAATCTTCTGCTGGAACAACTCCAAAGCACGAAGATTATTGCCAATCAAATTGGCAACAATTTCAAACCACTGGCTTGGAAGAGTCAAGGCTCCAGGAGCAAGCTTGTGGTGAGAGAATCAATGGACCTTCAAAGTTAGAGTCCCTTGCTGATATGATAACCAAGCACCAGAGCACTTACAAAGAGTTTATACAGATGTCAGACACAGATTCTCCATCTAAAACCGAATCCACGGGTGAAAAAGAGTGCCATGCTCATGAGGTTTGCAGTAACAAAAAAGAAGCTTCGGAACAAGATCAGGCTCTAGGGGATCAATGTGAGAAACATATTACCATTTTGAGAACTTGCTTGAGGAAACATGACAGTTCCCGGAAGTTGCTTCATTTGAAAGTTTCCTTTTACTTGTCTCCCGATAAtgaggaaaggaaaagaaaagttgcAGAATCTGAAGGTTTTATTACTTGTTGAACTTAGTAAATCAATGGATTTCTccgaaagtaaataaataaataaagccccAAAATCTTTAAACAATGTAGCTTGATTTGCACTTTGATTATgataatttgctcattttctttCCCCGTGTGTTTAttcaatgatataaaataacaaagctGCTGAAAACTACTAGATTTGCCAATGACTTTGGAACAACAAAGCCCCCACTCTTGACTCTTGGTAACTCAAAGCATCACAATCATATACAATGTGGccaaaagaaggaaaaagaagaggTTAAAAAGCATTAACATACAAGGTTGCCAAAATCATGGCCTTAACAAATACAGGCATGTCATTTTAATTACCTAATCAGTGCTTGCACATGTCCTCTCAATCACCTTAGAATCCGTTCTGTAGGATTGCCTTGAGGGCGAACTTGATCCTCTCGAAGAACTATGTCCAAATAAGCTTAGTCCACCTATCTTCTTCGTGAAGGAGCTCATAAATTTACGAGAACTAGACTTAGCCATATCTCTCTTCATACAAACGTGTTCTTTCTCTAGATCATTTAATCTCATCCGCATCCGAGCCAGCTCAAGTTTTAGCTCCCGGTTTTCTCGCCTCAAAGATGCATAGTTGTCTTTCGGAGACATTGCTGCACTGAGTGCACTGCTGCTGATCCGCCATGATTGGTGATTTACCGGCTTGCGGTCATCATCGGCATAAGAGCAGCACAAAGCATTTCTCAGCCTTAATTGCTCGAAGTAAAGAACTTGGACTATCGATTGGAGGGGAAGTCGTTCGTTTTGTGCAGCATGTGCTCCGGCTTCTTGTGAGAGCTTTTGGAAATCAATCAACTTGCAGAGCTTCTTCTTGTCTGCATCTGGTAAACCCTGATGAGCCTGAAACATGCATTTGTTAGAAAGTTTATCAAGATAATCTCAGTAACTTATTACATGTCAGCTTGAAACAAAAGCAAACAGACGAGATGTTAAAAATGAAGATATCAGCATACATACTTTCAGGTAAATATCAATAGCTCGATATAGCCCGTCATGGATAGTACGAGCATGTGTAGGTAAAGTCTCTGCAATCGCCATGAACTTTGCAAGCTTGAGGTTTGCATCAGGAGCAATTTCAGCAAGGTAATTATCCACCAACTTTGAAACTTTAAATAATGCACCTTGTGATGGTGAATGAGGACTATCCGATTCGAAAACAGATGCATCATCCATATCATCTTCACTATCATCTTGCTGAGAAAAATTTACCAATATTCTTTGAACTGTATCAACGTCGAATAAGGTGTCACCTGCATGCCGAAAAGATGGGATCAAAAGGTCGTCAAGAGTTGCAATATCCAACTGGGAACCGATCCTCCGCTCTAGATCAAGCCTACAAGCAATACTGCAATCAAGCATCACTGCACTTCTAAGAAGTCCAAAAAGGAAAGTGATGGGAACTGCAAGTTTCTCAACAGGTAAAAGGCTGACAATCGTCTCAACCACGAGGCGTTCATGGTCAGTTGAAAGCAAATCAATTTTCGTGTGGCCAGAAGGATTCCACAAACTGGATTTCTTAGTCAGTTCCTTCTGAGCATAATTTACAAGCGACGCGCCAATACTCTCGGGACGAACACCGCGACATTTCATCGCTGTCATGACTCTTTGATACAAATCAATACGAATAACAGAAAGATCTTCTATCCACCAGTCTCCATCACATTTGGCTTGCCTGTTCATATGAAGTCTCCCTGAACTACTGTATTCTAAACGGGAGAAGCTCGATGCTATTTGCTCGGCACAAGCCTTTGAAGCTATTGCATCAATGCAACGGCTAACAATTTTCAGCTCATCTGCAAGAGGAAGTAAGTTTTCACATTGTTGTAAAACTTCAACACACATCTCCAGGTTCTTGCAAACAATACTTTCGAGATACTCTTCAGCTCGCGAGCCGAGATTATCCTTTGAAAACTCCTCAGTCATTTCAAGGTAATCAGAAACACAACAAAGCTGAGCCACATTTGATGATGTAATTTCAAAGTTAATGCCATAACAAAATTTAGCAGCCAACTCGAATGTCTCAGCACCGCCAGGTAAATTCAGTAGCTCCACTCTCGAGATATCGGAATCTCTATGTTCTGCAACTAGCTTCCTGATTCGCCCGCTTCGAGAAACAAGAGGAAACTGCATATAACAACAACAATCATCAGCATGAGAATATCCTAATTCCTATGTCCTAACATTAATCTACACAGGTAAAAGTGTGCTATTTTACTTCAATGGCAACCATATTAGTTTTCCAAATCTTCCCACCCAAGCAATGATGCTTACTCAGTTAAGCAAGTCCATATTCAGCTATATGAACTAGTACTCCCATTGAAACAACCATGAAAAAAAGTTTCAGATCTATTCAAGGCTAAGTACATTTTTCCCTAATGCTTTAGTTGCACTGTTGGAAGAATTAAAGTGCTTAGCCAATTATAGAGTCCATTTAAATctaatcaaaatatatgaacAAATTTCAACAGTAAATCACCAAAATTACCTTGTGTAGAGCAAAAGTCCCTCCATTTACTTCTATTGTGATGTCACTTTTAACATCCCGAAAGATCCTACAATAACAGAAGCACCACTTTGAATATGCAGGAAAAAAACAGGAAGAGATAATCTAGGAATATTCATATGTAGCTTTTCACACATGCAAATCCATCATCATAGTCCcccaaagaaaagaatgaaCATAAATAGCTGGAAGATAAAATAACATACTAAttctttatataaaaacaagCAGAGCAAAGATTCTGAGTGGCTGAGTATGACACTCCAATCAAATGGATGATCTGggatacaattttttttctcaataatTCAAAGCATAAAATAGACAAAataagtgaaaaagaaaaaccatttaCATAAAAAGCAACAAAAAAGCCTGTTCTTTCAGAAAAGACTGAAACTTGAAGCAAACTACAACATcaaagaaaatttagaaaaaagagTCCCTTTGCATCACTACAGCAAAGAGTAGCAGAGTAGCAAAGTGAGGAAAAAGAAGAGTTGCAGTAGTTAAACAAGGTGGCTGCCTAGCTATCTATGTAAAAAGATCAAAGCTTTGAAAGaaaaaacacattaaataaACCATGAAACTACTCAATAACAGTTCAACAATGATAGAATCAAACTTGTATACCATTCATTGCAACGCTGCCTGGAACTCTTTGCCAAAGACAGCTGGTGATGCTGCTGCTTGTCCATTGACAGAAACACTGAGTAAACccagaagagaaaaagaaaataaagaacaaaaaccCTGAGAAATAGAGAacagagagagagaaagagaagaagagaaaagtgTGGGGTTAATTGAGAGAGACAAAGACAGAGTCCCAGTTGTAGATTGTATCTCGTTGCTTAACTACTTTGGCCATTTTTGTCAAACTGCTGATCTTCAAACCATAGATTGCTATTGTCCAAACCAATGGGGCCTCTTTGGTGGGTCATCTTTTTGCACCCCTCCCCTATTAATCTTAACAAGTTTTTTGGCTTGTTCAAATCTACTGATATTACCGTTTTTGCTTGATTCTTTGGTTTGTTgctttgatgattttttttaaagcaaaatccaaaataaaaaggtGTTTTTGTatactaatttttgtttttgttggatTAAAAAGTCAAAAACCTCTCTCTCTCgttagaaaatatgaaaaaaagatGAGATAAAAGCGGGATGAAAGGAGGAGTTGTGACCTTCGGACATCTTTTTGATGTTTTTTGCATGCTTTTGTTTTGCTTTGCTTTCTTCTTTGTCGTCAAAAGCGTAAAATACAGTTAACATGCCTCTTCTTTTCTCTGCCTTTTCCCATCCCATATTTTAGCTTGTATACTATATTTTGGATATTTGCATTTTCACCCCATCTTGTTATGAGAATTTCATTATACCCCACTCTTTTCTGTTGTATTAGGACCGCTTAATTAGTAATCTTTGGCATTTCAAATATAAAGAGTTccaaatttatagtttttatcgGCTTGCAATATTTTATAAGAGCCAAATTTTGTAATTAGGATTGGATTGGGATATTTgtagataattaatttgtttttctacAAATTTGAATATTGTGTATTCAGATCGACAATACATTCCAAGCGAATGAAAATGTTAACTTTTGGATCACCATTATTtgaaaatactttaattttgtacATAATGGATACatatttcaatattaaatattctttttggtgaattataagaGTAAGATAAAACCCTATCAGTAACGCGACTAACACGACTCGAATCCAGACCGTATCTAGGACAATGAACACCCTGATTATCAGGCCAACACACGGGATTTCAATATTAAATATCTTAATCCGCTTAGTTTTGCGAATAATAGATTCATATTCAAATACTTTAAGCTATTAtccacttttctttttaaaattgttatttaaaaaaagtttatatgtaaaaaataaaacccttaaaaattgtataaaaaaattcaattaagctcTTATCTTAAATTCACACTCAATTAAGTCCCTattgttaataaaaattaattaaactctttCGTTAACGATTTTCATCATGATCATATTGACCGTTAAAAAACTAATGCACCAATCGGATGGTGAGATGTGTCACTTCtagtttaatctaatatttttcataaaaattattgaaaaatcaaaaaaattataaaatcattataaaaatttaaaatatttaaaaataattaaaattgatataaacttgtaaaaattataaaaaatttaataaaacttataaatattattaaaaatctaaaaattttaataaattatgaaattaataaaacatatttaaaataaaaaggtaaaaaaattcttaacaactataaaaaaatcataaaaatattaaaattgatataaagttataataattattaaaaatatcatgaaaacataaattggACTGAATTAGTAGATTGGACCAATTAGATCAAAACCGACAAGGGTAACAGTCCAAAGAAAGCCATTAGATTGGTTGACTTGGAAGCCGAGCGGTTAAactaattctttttattttaatattgtattcAATTAAACTGGATGATCAATCGAATTGGTAAACTGGTGTCCCAATCATTTCGACCATCAGTCCAATTTTGAAAACCTCGGTAAGAATAGTTCATACTTTCATGTGCTAATAgttgaataatgaaattttataaaatcaatagaaacaaattcaaaattaagtatttttgGTATAGTTAGACCGATGGTCAAGCCGGTCAGGTCACTAGTTTACCAGTTCAACCGGACAGtctagtttaataaaataaagcattAAAAGAAATTGGTTCAACTGCACGGCTCTTAGGGTAACCAATCTAATGGCTTTCTCTAGATTGGTACCCTTGTCGATTTCGATCTAACTAGTCCAACCGACTTGTCTGGTCcaattcaaatttttacaagtttatatcaatttaatatttttaataatttttatgattttttataaatgttttaagaatgtttatacatttttataaaattttaaatatttattattaattttataatttattaaaatttattagattttgaccatatttaaagttttagtacttttataattttcataagccttttagatatttttataatttttctgatttttaatacttttataggaaaatattagattaaatgaAAAGTCTTTTTAATGGGTAACATGATCATTGACCAaaagacttaattgattttttattaacaaTAGGAACTTAATTGAAAGCAAATTTAAGGTAgacatttaattgatttttcacATATTCTTAAAGATCTTTTTAACATAtagacttttaaaattattttatacttactaaatattaatatttaacgATTTAGAtattcaacaaataatttaattaattcgtatttgaatacaaataataaatagatttagtgttgaaaacaaatttatgtaattgaatttgaattttataaaagttgtaaatatttgacaatcttaaaaattatcatttaatagtGATTTTCAATACAGTCGACCTCCAT
This genomic window contains:
- the LOC105803291 gene encoding cytochrome b5 — encoded protein: MGGEGKVYTLAEVSQHNNAKDCWLIIEGKVYDVTKFLEDHPGGDEVLLSATGKDASDDFEDVGHSSSARAMMDEFYVGDVDTSTIPTKTKYTPPKQPHYEQDKTSDFVIKLLQFLVPLLILGLAFGVRFYTKSPA
- the LOC105803287 gene encoding BTB/POZ domain-containing protein At5g48800, encoding MDKQQHHQLSLAKSSRQRCNEWIFRDVKSDITIEVNGGTFALHKFPLVSRSGRIRKLVAEHRDSDISRVELLNLPGGAETFELAAKFCYGINFEITSSNVAQLCCVSDYLEMTEEFSKDNLGSRAEEYLESIVCKNLEMCVEVLQQCENLLPLADELKIVSRCIDAIASKACAEQIASSFSRLEYSSSGRLHMNRQAKCDGDWWIEDLSVIRIDLYQRVMTAMKCRGVRPESIGASLVNYAQKELTKKSSLWNPSGHTKIDLLSTDHERLVVETIVSLLPVEKLAVPITFLFGLLRSAVMLDCSIACRLDLERRIGSQLDIATLDDLLIPSFRHAGDTLFDVDTVQRILVNFSQQDDSEDDMDDASVFESDSPHSPSQGALFKVSKLVDNYLAEIAPDANLKLAKFMAIAETLPTHARTIHDGLYRAIDIYLKAHQGLPDADKKKLCKLIDFQKLSQEAGAHAAQNERLPLQSIVQVLYFEQLRLRNALCCSYADDDRKPVNHQSWRISSSALSAAMSPKDNYASLRRENRELKLELARMRMRLNDLEKEHVCMKRDMAKSSSRKFMSSFTKKIGGLSLFGHSSSRGSSSPSRQSYRTDSKVIERTCASTD